In Catalinimonas alkaloidigena, a genomic segment contains:
- a CDS encoding NAD(P)-dependent alcohol dehydrogenase — translation MKAITYSRFGDLNVLQTVDEPQPVAQADQVLVHVKAVSLNPLDWKIRKGEMRLMSGSTFPKHTGTDFAGIVERVGSSVTHVEPGDEVFGVVKNGMKEGALAEYVAVAASHVWKKPTSLEYAQAASIPTVGAAAVAALEKMGPLQAGTQVLVNGATGGFGMFLLQLLSNTDATITAVTSTNALELANAWGADRVIDYKKENVLSQQATYDVVIDLSGKMGYRNAKRILKRRARFINVIPQPADILASWVNNWFTGKKHLVLLSGPSSENMNRLIKAIDDGLQVEVSKTFPFAQAKEAYQYAERGGYVGKVAVTVA, via the coding sequence ATGAAAGCAATCACCTATTCCCGGTTTGGAGACCTGAATGTTCTGCAAACGGTGGACGAACCCCAACCGGTCGCTCAGGCCGATCAGGTTCTCGTCCACGTAAAAGCCGTGTCCCTCAACCCCCTGGACTGGAAAATCAGAAAAGGGGAGATGAGGCTGATGTCCGGCTCTACCTTTCCCAAGCATACCGGTACCGATTTCGCCGGCATTGTGGAACGTGTCGGCTCCTCCGTTACGCACGTGGAGCCAGGAGACGAGGTGTTCGGCGTGGTGAAAAACGGCATGAAAGAAGGCGCTCTAGCCGAATACGTGGCCGTGGCTGCCAGCCACGTGTGGAAAAAGCCTACCTCCCTCGAGTATGCTCAGGCGGCCTCTATTCCTACCGTCGGCGCCGCCGCGGTGGCGGCCCTGGAGAAAATGGGACCCCTCCAGGCGGGCACTCAGGTACTGGTCAACGGGGCCACCGGTGGCTTCGGGATGTTTTTGCTGCAATTGCTGAGCAACACCGACGCCACCATCACCGCCGTGACCAGCACCAACGCCCTGGAACTGGCCAACGCCTGGGGGGCCGATCGCGTGATCGATTACAAAAAGGAAAACGTGCTTTCCCAGCAAGCGACGTACGACGTGGTGATCGATTTGTCAGGAAAAATGGGATATAGAAACGCGAAGCGGATCCTGAAACGCCGTGCCCGGTTTATCAATGTGATCCCACAACCCGCAGATATCCTGGCTTCGTGGGTGAACAATTGGTTTACCGGTAAAAAACACCTCGTCCTGCTCTCCGGTCCCTCTTCCGAAAACATGAACCGGTTAATCAAGGCGATCGACGACGGACTTCAGGTAGAAGTCAGCAAGACCTTTCCGTTTGCACAAGCCAAAGAAGCGTACCAGTACGCTGAGCGGGGCGGCTACGTAGGCAAAGTGGCGGTCACGGTCGCGTAA
- a CDS encoding NAD(P)H-binding protein: protein MKKKIVVLGATGTVGSKVAEILLNEGHQVTLMARHTDKLEKYRGQEATILAGDILDAQTLTKAFQKADSAFVLLPDNVQAENTRAYQRHVTSVLIEAIEASGIRYLVNMSSLGSHMHEGNGIMAGTGEQEVRLNQLEHVNVLHIRSAYFMENFLRTMGLVKNRGINGTPAVGDHAIPMVATWDVARVIAGHLARLDFTGKRVEAVMGPRDYTYQEFTSLIGKAIGQPELPYVQVPVAQAKEVFLSNGFSEDFVDNLIEMGTAVETGFMNYQQRETSTVTPTPAEAFIQEVYVPIYNKL, encoded by the coding sequence ATGAAAAAGAAAATCGTTGTACTCGGCGCCACCGGAACGGTGGGCAGTAAAGTCGCAGAAATCCTTTTGAACGAAGGCCATCAGGTGACCCTGATGGCACGCCACACCGATAAGCTGGAAAAATACCGTGGGCAGGAGGCTACGATCCTCGCCGGTGACATCCTGGATGCGCAAACCCTAACCAAGGCGTTCCAAAAAGCTGACAGTGCCTTTGTGTTGTTGCCCGACAACGTACAAGCGGAAAACACCCGCGCGTACCAGCGGCACGTCACCAGCGTACTCATCGAAGCCATTGAAGCGTCGGGCATCCGCTACCTAGTCAACATGAGCAGCCTCGGTTCGCACATGCACGAGGGCAATGGCATCATGGCCGGAACCGGTGAGCAAGAAGTCCGACTCAACCAACTGGAACACGTCAATGTGCTGCACATCCGCTCGGCCTATTTCATGGAAAACTTTTTGCGAACCATGGGCCTGGTGAAGAACCGGGGGATCAACGGGACGCCGGCGGTAGGCGACCACGCCATTCCCATGGTCGCTACCTGGGACGTGGCCCGCGTGATTGCCGGGCATCTGGCTCGTCTCGACTTTACAGGCAAGCGGGTGGAAGCAGTGATGGGGCCTCGGGACTATACTTATCAGGAATTCACCAGCCTGATCGGAAAGGCCATCGGCCAGCCGGAACTGCCCTACGTCCAGGTTCCGGTGGCGCAGGCAAAGGAAGTGTTTCTGAGCAACGGATTTTCCGAAGATTTTGTCGACAACCTGATCGAAATGGGCACTGCGGTCGAAACTGGGTTCATGAACTACCAGCAGCGAGAAACGTCGACCGTCACGCCCACTCCTGCCGAAGCGTTTATCCAGGAGGTGTACGTCCCTATTTACAACAAACTGTAG
- a CDS encoding alkene reductase codes for MKLLEPIQLSNLSLNNRMVMSAMTRSRADTNGVVGELTVLYYTQRVSAGLIITEAINISPQAIGSPLTPGLYTSAQMDAWKKVTDAVHAKGGRIVTQLWHTGRAGHSIDRQGERPVAPSAVAITGMQHFTSQGLKDYETPRALTVAEIHQIVHDYGQAAKNALAAGFDGVELHAANGYLSNQFLAESANRRTDAYGGSIPNKARFVLDVMAELIGAVGGERVGIKLSPFHSYEDIVLDDPVATYTYLIEELNHLDVADVEFMKRSPAFPAVPHYPDADEIELFGPLAAPTVIANMGYGRASGEAEVQKGIAQLISYSTLFLAKPDLPLRFAQRCLAQSTGSRQHVWRRSKGIHRLSGVSKLKNQSACRPRPKTVALRHSQTITHDSRSCVSFMVLPHEKRLRLACMLPFKVALCQS; via the coding sequence ATGAAACTGTTAGAGCCCATTCAACTCAGCAATTTATCGCTCAACAATCGCATGGTCATGTCCGCGATGACCCGCAGCCGCGCCGACACTAACGGGGTCGTGGGCGAGCTGACGGTACTATACTACACGCAACGTGTCAGTGCCGGATTGATCATCACCGAAGCGATTAACATCAGTCCGCAGGCCATCGGCAGTCCCCTGACGCCTGGCCTCTACACGTCCGCGCAAATGGACGCCTGGAAAAAGGTGACGGACGCCGTGCACGCAAAGGGTGGGCGCATCGTCACGCAACTTTGGCACACCGGACGAGCCGGCCATTCGATCGATCGGCAGGGCGAGCGGCCCGTAGCCCCCTCCGCTGTGGCCATCACCGGCATGCAGCACTTTACCTCGCAGGGATTGAAAGACTATGAAACCCCGCGGGCGCTCACCGTGGCAGAAATCCACCAGATTGTCCATGACTACGGTCAGGCGGCAAAGAATGCCCTGGCGGCCGGCTTTGACGGGGTGGAGCTGCATGCCGCGAACGGCTACCTGTCCAATCAGTTTCTGGCCGAGAGTGCCAACCGTAGAACCGACGCCTACGGCGGCAGCATTCCGAACAAAGCCCGTTTTGTGCTGGACGTGATGGCGGAACTCATCGGTGCGGTGGGTGGGGAACGGGTGGGCATCAAGCTGTCGCCTTTTCATTCCTACGAAGACATCGTGCTGGACGATCCGGTGGCGACCTACACCTACCTAATCGAGGAACTCAACCACCTGGATGTTGCCGATGTCGAATTCATGAAACGCAGCCCTGCCTTTCCGGCGGTGCCGCACTACCCAGATGCGGACGAGATCGAGTTGTTTGGTCCGTTGGCCGCCCCAACGGTGATTGCTAACATGGGGTACGGGAGGGCCTCCGGTGAAGCAGAAGTACAGAAAGGCATTGCGCAGTTGATCTCCTACAGTACTCTCTTCCTGGCCAAGCCGGATTTGCCGCTACGGTTCGCGCAAAGATGCCTTGCTCAATCAACCGGATCGCGCCAGCATGTTTGGCGGCGGAGCAAAGGGATACATCGACTATCCGGTGTTAGCAAACTAAAAAATCAGTCTGCTTGCAGGCCACGGCCAAAGACCGTTGCTCTTCGCCATAGCCAAACGATAACACACGATTCACGTAGCTGCGTATCCTTCATGGTGCTGCCGCACGAGAAGCGCTTGAGACTCGCCTGCATGCTTCCATTCAAAGTTGCTCTATGCCAGAGTTGA
- a CDS encoding helix-turn-helix domain-containing protein, giving the protein MIDKSIQKQALHHFHSISELSKALGVSPPLHPLVHLINHDEISPASEVRYMIPNFYMISYKTNLKGKLRYGQGYYDFDEGGMIFVSPNQALSVVDEDDLCQGCSLFIHPDLLRAYPVSKTIKKFGFFAYNIHEALHLSDQEKQKILGLFYDIRQELQTPIDDISQGLIVSYIEVLLHYSDRYYKRQFITRDVVNHTVVEKFESYLADYFHSADPLHKGLPSVGYFADRLHLSSSYLSDMLRNVTGLNTQQHIHAKLIEKAKEKLTSTDLTVAEIAYDLGFEHPQSFIKLFKAKTSVTPLGYRNSLN; this is encoded by the coding sequence ATGATAGACAAATCGATTCAAAAACAGGCGCTCCACCACTTCCATTCTATTTCGGAGCTGAGCAAAGCACTGGGGGTTTCCCCTCCCCTACATCCCCTGGTGCATCTGATTAACCACGACGAGATCTCCCCGGCGTCGGAGGTGCGGTACATGATCCCCAATTTCTACATGATCTCGTACAAAACGAACCTGAAAGGCAAGCTACGCTACGGCCAGGGCTACTATGATTTTGATGAAGGGGGAATGATTTTCGTGTCGCCTAACCAGGCCCTGTCCGTGGTCGACGAAGATGACCTCTGCCAAGGATGCAGTCTGTTTATCCACCCCGATCTCCTTCGGGCCTATCCGGTGAGTAAAACGATCAAGAAATTCGGTTTCTTCGCGTACAATATCCACGAAGCGCTACACCTGTCTGATCAGGAGAAGCAAAAGATACTGGGTCTGTTCTACGACATTCGACAGGAACTTCAGACCCCCATCGACGACATCAGTCAGGGCCTGATCGTTTCCTACATTGAGGTATTACTCCACTACAGCGATCGATACTACAAGCGGCAGTTCATCACCCGTGACGTTGTTAACCATACGGTGGTCGAGAAGTTCGAAAGTTACCTGGCCGACTATTTCCATTCGGCTGACCCACTGCACAAGGGCTTGCCCAGCGTTGGTTACTTCGCGGATCGGCTCCACCTCTCGTCCAGCTACCTGAGCGACATGTTGCGCAATGTGACCGGGTTGAACACCCAGCAGCACATCCATGCTAAGCTGATCGAAAAGGCCAAGGAAAAGCTTACGTCCACCGACCTGACCGTCGCAGAAATCGCCTACGACTTAGGGTTCGAACATCCTCAATCGTTCATCAAGCTTTTCAAAGCCAAAACCAGTGTCACGCCGCTGGGATATCGCAACTCCTTGAACTGA
- a CDS encoding SDR family oxidoreductase, translating into MKTIFITGASTGLGNSTAHLFAARGWHVIATMRHPEHETELRTLENVSLLPLDVTDEEAIQKAVEAAVAISPVDVVFNNAGYGLVGPLEGLSHDQITRQFNTNVLGAIFVTQAFLPHLREKQSGLILNTTSIGGLVTFPLSSIYHATKWALEGWSESMSFELGLHGIRIKTISPGGIATDFMGRSLDAAQHDAYAPLFEKLMGGFSSGESTLQFSPPETIAEVVYEAATDGKDQLRYLAGPDAVATYAQRLKVGPEPFRQGVAAQFGV; encoded by the coding sequence ATGAAAACGATATTCATCACCGGCGCCTCGACGGGCCTAGGCAACTCAACCGCCCACCTGTTTGCCGCCCGCGGCTGGCACGTCATCGCTACCATGCGCCATCCGGAACACGAAACCGAACTCCGTACGTTAGAAAACGTCAGCCTCCTGCCGCTGGACGTCACCGACGAAGAAGCGATCCAGAAGGCAGTGGAGGCGGCGGTGGCCATCAGCCCGGTCGATGTGGTCTTTAACAACGCCGGGTACGGCCTGGTTGGTCCCTTGGAAGGACTCAGCCACGACCAGATTACCCGGCAATTCAACACCAACGTACTGGGGGCAATCTTCGTCACGCAGGCATTTTTGCCGCACCTGCGGGAGAAGCAAAGCGGCCTGATTCTAAACACCACTTCCATCGGGGGGCTGGTTACCTTCCCGCTTTCGTCGATCTACCACGCCACCAAGTGGGCGCTGGAGGGCTGGAGCGAAAGCATGTCGTTCGAGCTAGGCCTGCACGGCATCAGGATCAAGACCATCTCCCCGGGCGGCATCGCTACCGATTTTATGGGGCGATCGCTGGACGCCGCCCAGCACGACGCCTACGCCCCGCTGTTTGAAAAACTAATGGGCGGTTTCAGCAGCGGAGAAAGTACCTTGCAGTTTTCGCCGCCGGAAACGATTGCAGAGGTGGTGTACGAAGCGGCAACCGACGGCAAAGACCAACTGCGCTACCTGGCGGGGCCCGATGCCGTGGCCACGTATGCACAGCGATTGAAGGTAGGTCCCGAACCCTTCCGCCAGGGCGTTGCGGCGCAGTTTGGGGTGTAG
- a CDS encoding SDR family oxidoreductase, which produces MKNTVLLTGTSSGFGATAARLFAERGWHVIATMRDTSKAGDLRSLPNVWVTTLDVQDLTTIDDAIADGIERFGHIDVVINNAGYGQFGIFEGLSREAIQAQFDVNVFGAMDVTRAILPHFRARRAGTILNISSGAGAIGFPMASLYSASKFALEGFSEGLRYELASLGIRVKLIEPGGAPQTGFMARVGGESAGVAVIEDYLPFMQHIGQIYGGMSAASDPDAVEKVVEAMYEAATDGKDQLRYAPTDDIQPLLQARRSTSEPTYQSLTHQLFVSTEA; this is translated from the coding sequence ATGAAAAACACAGTCTTACTTACCGGTACTTCCTCTGGTTTTGGTGCCACCGCCGCACGTTTATTTGCCGAGCGAGGCTGGCATGTCATCGCTACCATGCGCGACACCAGCAAAGCGGGCGACCTACGCTCCCTTCCCAACGTCTGGGTAACCACCCTCGACGTGCAGGATCTCACCACCATCGACGACGCCATCGCGGACGGCATCGAGCGCTTCGGCCACATCGACGTGGTGATCAACAACGCGGGCTATGGCCAGTTCGGCATTTTCGAGGGGCTGTCTCGCGAGGCCATTCAGGCACAATTTGACGTCAACGTCTTTGGTGCCATGGACGTGACCCGCGCCATTCTTCCCCACTTCCGCGCCCGCCGGGCCGGCACCATCCTCAACATCAGTTCCGGTGCCGGTGCCATTGGCTTTCCGATGGCATCGCTCTACAGTGCTTCGAAGTTCGCGTTGGAAGGCTTCTCCGAAGGGCTGCGTTACGAGCTGGCTTCGCTGGGAATTCGTGTCAAACTTATTGAGCCCGGTGGTGCCCCTCAAACGGGCTTTATGGCGCGGGTCGGCGGTGAAAGCGCGGGGGTAGCGGTGATTGAAGACTACCTGCCGTTTATGCAACACATCGGGCAAATCTATGGCGGCATGTCGGCAGCCTCGGACCCGGATGCGGTAGAGAAAGTAGTTGAAGCGATGTACGAGGCCGCTACGGATGGCAAAGACCAGCTCCGCTACGCCCCGACCGACGATATCCAGCCCTTGTTGCAAGCCCGCCGCAGCACGTCGGAGCCTACCTACCAGTCGCTCACGCACCAACTCTTTGTCTCCACGGAGGCGTAA
- a CDS encoding helix-turn-helix domain-containing protein produces the protein MDLVVKDLHELYEAMGLAVDSFDANSGFTIHFLQDTFTSLPFTSVPFRPNYFSFLFVGEAFGKYTIDDQQFTIQPGTVYFTNPGNYRIFEWQRIVDTCLITFNESYLKEYVHDDVYREFPYLLTETIEPQVLTAGQFAVIRNLYGEIYREYHGESPYKHQIVGSLTVALLLKIKEFFFQDYNPIYEGNRSSQIVKTFKLNLEHHVRDLVSGKTDKLLRVQDFADLQALHATYLSNVISSKTGKSISTWIADKLITEAKVLLQDPTLSVKEIAHRLGFLEASHFSNHFKKHTSLSPLSYRKAHLL, from the coding sequence ATGGACCTGGTAGTAAAAGACTTGCACGAGCTCTACGAAGCCATGGGGCTGGCCGTCGACTCTTTTGATGCCAATTCTGGATTCACGATTCACTTTTTGCAGGACACGTTCACGTCCCTTCCGTTCACCTCGGTGCCCTTTCGTCCCAACTACTTCAGCTTTCTCTTCGTTGGCGAAGCCTTTGGGAAATACACCATTGACGACCAGCAGTTCACGATCCAGCCGGGAACGGTCTACTTCACCAACCCGGGGAACTATCGCATCTTCGAGTGGCAACGGATTGTCGATACCTGCCTGATCACGTTTAACGAGTCGTACCTCAAAGAATATGTGCACGACGACGTGTACCGGGAGTTTCCTTATTTACTGACCGAAACGATCGAACCCCAGGTCCTCACGGCCGGGCAGTTTGCGGTGATAAGAAACCTGTACGGGGAGATTTATCGGGAATACCACGGCGAGTCACCCTACAAGCATCAGATTGTCGGGAGCTTGACCGTCGCCCTGCTCCTGAAAATCAAGGAGTTCTTTTTTCAGGATTATAACCCGATCTACGAAGGCAACCGCAGCTCGCAGATCGTGAAAACCTTTAAGCTGAACCTGGAACATCATGTCCGGGACCTGGTCAGCGGCAAGACCGACAAGCTGCTCCGTGTGCAGGATTTCGCCGATTTGCAAGCGCTGCATGCCACCTACCTGTCCAATGTCATTTCCAGCAAAACCGGCAAGAGCATCAGCACCTGGATTGCCGATAAGCTCATCACGGAGGCCAAGGTGCTGCTCCAGGACCCGACGCTCTCCGTCAAAGAGATTGCCCATCGCCTCGGGTTTCTGGAAGCTTCGCATTTCAGCAACCACTTCAAGAAACACACCTCCCTCAGCCCGCTGTCGTACCGCAAAGCGCACCTTTTGTAG
- a CDS encoding SDR family oxidoreductase has translation MSQLSQKIALVTGASRGIGAEIAKELARAGAHVVVNYAGGKEAADQVVEEIKAEGGEAIALQADVSQSDQVTKLFDQVLAHYGKLDILVNNAGVMLNSLIKDTTDEQFAKQMDINVKGVFYALREAATKLADGGSVINFSTSVTRIMLPTYGPYVATKAAVEQLTRVFSKEIGSRGINVNSVSPGPTNTALFTKGKPQEAIDRLASLSAFNRIGEPDDIARVVVFLASDEAKWISAQNIGINGAMA, from the coding sequence ATGAGTCAGTTATCTCAAAAAATAGCCCTGGTGACGGGTGCCTCACGCGGCATCGGGGCAGAAATTGCCAAAGAACTAGCCCGTGCGGGTGCCCATGTCGTCGTCAACTACGCAGGTGGTAAAGAAGCGGCCGACCAAGTCGTGGAAGAAATCAAGGCGGAGGGGGGCGAGGCCATTGCGTTGCAGGCGGACGTCAGTCAGTCCGATCAGGTGACCAAGCTTTTCGATCAGGTGCTGGCGCACTACGGCAAGCTCGACATTCTGGTGAACAACGCGGGCGTGATGCTCAATTCCCTGATCAAGGATACGACCGACGAACAGTTTGCCAAACAGATGGACATCAACGTCAAAGGTGTATTCTACGCCCTACGAGAAGCCGCCACCAAATTGGCCGATGGTGGGAGTGTGATCAACTTCTCTACGTCCGTCACCCGCATCATGCTGCCTACCTACGGTCCTTACGTAGCGACCAAGGCGGCGGTCGAGCAGTTGACGCGGGTCTTCTCCAAGGAGATCGGCAGCCGGGGCATCAACGTGAACTCCGTTTCGCCCGGCCCTACCAACACGGCGCTGTTCACAAAAGGCAAACCACAGGAAGCCATTGACCGGCTCGCCTCTTTGTCGGCCTTCAACCGCATTGGAGAGCCGGACGATATCGCCCGTGTGGTGGTGTTCCTGGCCAGTGACGAAGCCAAGTGGATTTCGGCACAAAATATCGGCATCAATGGTGCCATGGCCTAA
- a CDS encoding SDR family oxidoreductase codes for MNSLKNKVALVTGSARGLGKAIAERYAALGADLVINYSRDQHAADETVSNIGAMGSRVISVQADVSKVEDLKRLFAAAKEAFGKIDIVVANAGIEMVETPVTEFTEEQFDRLFSINAKGSYFTLQQAALHVEDKGRIIYVASSTTAFPVPGMAVYGGSKMAPRYLVDVLSKEIGHRGVTVNTIIPFAVDHSGIFTDPASYPELRKSLIDSCPMGRLAEVEDVANLAEFFASDLSSFVNGQHLLVNGGATQ; via the coding sequence ATGAATTCTCTTAAAAATAAAGTAGCGCTCGTCACCGGATCGGCCCGGGGACTAGGCAAAGCCATCGCCGAGCGGTATGCCGCCCTGGGGGCCGACTTGGTCATCAACTATTCTCGCGATCAGCACGCGGCCGACGAAACCGTCAGCAACATCGGAGCAATGGGCAGCCGCGTCATCTCGGTGCAGGCCGACGTCAGCAAGGTCGAAGACCTCAAACGGCTATTTGCCGCCGCGAAAGAAGCCTTTGGCAAAATCGACATCGTGGTGGCGAACGCCGGGATTGAAATGGTGGAAACGCCCGTGACCGAGTTTACGGAAGAGCAATTCGACCGCTTGTTTTCTATTAATGCCAAAGGCTCTTACTTTACCCTGCAACAGGCAGCCCTGCACGTGGAAGACAAGGGACGTATCATTTACGTCGCTTCCAGCACCACCGCGTTTCCGGTACCGGGCATGGCTGTCTACGGGGGCAGTAAAATGGCACCTCGCTACCTGGTGGATGTACTCTCGAAAGAGATCGGGCACCGGGGCGTCACGGTCAACACCATCATCCCATTTGCGGTAGACCACTCCGGCATTTTCACCGACCCTGCCTCATATCCCGAACTGCGGAAGTCGCTCATTGACAGCTGCCCGATGGGTCGTCTGGCCGAGGTGGAAGACGTGGCCAACCTTGCCGAGTTTTTCGCCAGCGATCTTTCGTCGTTCGTCAACGGGCAGCACCTGCTGGTCAACGGTGGCGCTACACAATAA
- a CDS encoding nuclear transport factor 2 family protein has protein sequence MDTHLIQNEIVRKAFEAWQRADTAAWFSYFTPDATLLDDGHPRDFQKFSTEAIGRERFTRLDKVEADGTHLYGQFHSDTWGNFKTYFKFRLTPEGKIEQLEIGQADY, from the coding sequence ATGGATACGCATCTGATCCAAAATGAAATCGTCAGAAAGGCCTTTGAGGCCTGGCAACGGGCCGATACGGCCGCCTGGTTCTCGTACTTTACCCCAGACGCTACGCTGCTGGACGACGGCCACCCCCGTGATTTTCAGAAGTTCTCGACGGAAGCCATCGGGCGCGAGCGGTTCACCCGCCTCGACAAAGTGGAGGCGGACGGGACCCATCTGTACGGACAGTTCCATAGCGATACTTGGGGCAATTTCAAAACGTATTTCAAATTTCGGCTGACCCCGGAGGGAAAGATTGAGCAGTTGGAAATTGGGCAGGCTGATTACTGA
- a CDS encoding SDR family oxidoreductase produces MDSSSKDSALQGKRVIVVGGSSGLGLATAKLAAAEGAALVLISSNQERIDKALQELPSGSHEGHAVDMSQESSIKAFFEHVGAFDHLIYTAGENLSLINLEDIDVSEAKDFFTIRYWGALAAAKYGVPHMNKGGSIGLISGTASQRPGSGWALASSICGAMEGLCRALAVELSPIRVNIVSPGVIKTNLWSSMSEEDRENLYKTTSEANLAKRVGEAEDVAKTFLFLMQQPYATGQNFTIDGGSVLV; encoded by the coding sequence ATGGATTCTTCTTCAAAAGATAGCGCGTTGCAAGGCAAGCGCGTCATCGTCGTCGGCGGTAGCTCGGGCTTAGGGCTCGCTACGGCCAAATTGGCTGCCGCCGAAGGCGCGGCACTTGTACTTATCTCAAGCAATCAAGAGCGCATCGACAAGGCACTGCAGGAGCTGCCGTCCGGTTCGCACGAGGGGCACGCGGTGGACATGAGCCAGGAGTCGTCTATCAAGGCGTTTTTCGAGCATGTGGGTGCGTTCGACCACCTGATTTATACGGCGGGTGAAAACCTGAGCCTGATCAACCTGGAGGATATCGATGTGTCAGAGGCGAAAGATTTCTTCACCATCCGGTACTGGGGTGCCCTGGCCGCCGCCAAATACGGCGTACCTCATATGAACAAAGGCGGTTCAATCGGACTGATCAGCGGAACGGCCAGTCAGCGGCCTGGGTCCGGCTGGGCACTGGCCTCCAGCATTTGTGGTGCCATGGAAGGGCTGTGTCGTGCACTGGCTGTGGAGCTGTCGCCGATCCGGGTCAACATCGTCTCCCCTGGGGTGATCAAAACCAACCTGTGGTCGAGTATGAGCGAAGAAGACCGGGAAAACCTCTATAAGACGACCAGCGAAGCGAACCTGGCCAAGCGGGTGGGTGAAGCGGAAGACGTGGCCAAAACGTTCCTGTTCCTCATGCAGCAACCCTACGCCACCGGTCAGAATTTCACCATTGATGGTGGTTCCGTGCTGGTCTAA
- a CDS encoding SDR family NAD(P)-dependent oxidoreductase, with product MKKVVITGSTDGLGLMIATALIKQGHQVVLHARNHEKATRLKAKLPNAWDVVVGDLSSFEATTSVADQVNKLGHMDSVIHNAGVGYRESRLIKTKEGLPHVFAINSLAPYVLTCLIQPPERLIYTSSGLHNQGEPDLSDVKWQKRAWEGFQAYSDSTLHNILLAFGVARHWPNVYANALEPGWVATKMGGSSAPDSLTDAPKTQEWLAVSDDAQAKVSGKYFYHKALKSHLRAADDPQLQDAYLALCGEISGVRLPK from the coding sequence ATGAAAAAGGTAGTTATAACGGGCTCTACCGACGGGCTCGGTTTGATGATCGCGACCGCCTTAATTAAACAAGGCCATCAGGTCGTGCTGCATGCCCGCAATCACGAAAAGGCTACCCGGTTGAAGGCGAAACTCCCCAATGCCTGGGACGTCGTCGTGGGTGATTTGTCCAGCTTTGAAGCAACTACCTCGGTGGCCGATCAGGTAAACAAGCTCGGCCACATGGACAGTGTGATTCACAACGCGGGTGTAGGGTACCGTGAGTCGAGGCTCATTAAAACCAAAGAAGGGTTGCCCCACGTGTTTGCGATCAACAGCCTCGCGCCTTATGTGCTAACCTGTCTGATCCAACCACCGGAACGACTGATCTACACCAGTTCCGGCCTGCACAATCAGGGCGAGCCCGACCTGAGCGATGTGAAATGGCAAAAGCGCGCGTGGGAGGGGTTTCAAGCCTACTCGGACAGTACATTGCACAATATCTTACTCGCATTCGGTGTAGCGAGACACTGGCCAAATGTCTACGCAAATGCCCTCGAACCGGGTTGGGTGGCTACCAAAATGGGCGGCTCTTCAGCCCCGGACAGCCTTACCGACGCGCCAAAAACACAGGAATGGCTGGCAGTCTCCGACGATGCGCAGGCGAAAGTAAGTGGCAAGTACTTCTATCATAAAGCACTGAAAAGCCATTTGCGGGCGGCCGATGATCCACAACTTCAGGACGCTTACCTGGCGCTTTGCGGAGAAATCTCAGGGGTACGTTTACCTAAGTAG